In Nocardioides sp. InS609-2, a single genomic region encodes these proteins:
- a CDS encoding VOC family protein translates to MPLATYKDLCIDARDAEAAARFWGTQLGLVLGPHRNGVWRLDDAAGHPQVWINPVPEPVTAKNRIHLDVNAETLRTALDAGARVVDEQPRWTVLGDPDGQEFCVFVRDEPVTQRIYELAWDTGDSPEACHRIAGWWAEVLGGRPDHDDERGFSWVEDIEGAPFDSMVFGRVPEPKSVKNRVHIDVTTDDLDGLIAHGATLLRPRGHDGIDWHVLADPDGNEFCAFTPD, encoded by the coding sequence ATGCCGCTCGCGACGTACAAGGACCTCTGCATCGACGCCCGGGACGCCGAGGCCGCCGCCCGCTTCTGGGGCACCCAGCTCGGACTCGTCCTGGGACCGCACCGCAACGGTGTCTGGCGCCTCGATGACGCGGCCGGCCATCCGCAGGTGTGGATCAACCCCGTGCCGGAGCCGGTCACCGCCAAGAACCGCATCCACCTCGACGTGAACGCCGAGACGCTGCGCACAGCACTCGACGCCGGGGCCCGGGTCGTCGACGAACAACCCCGCTGGACGGTGCTGGGCGACCCCGACGGCCAGGAGTTCTGCGTGTTCGTCCGCGACGAGCCGGTCACCCAGCGGATCTACGAGCTGGCGTGGGACACCGGCGACTCCCCGGAGGCCTGCCACCGGATCGCCGGCTGGTGGGCCGAGGTGCTCGGTGGTCGGCCGGACCACGACGACGAGCGCGGCTTCTCCTGGGTCGAGGACATCGAGGGTGCGCCGTTCGACTCGATGGTCTTCGGGCGGGTGCCCGAGCCGAAGTCGGTGAAGAACCGGGTGCACATCGACGTCACGACCGATGATCTCGACGGGCTGATCGCGCATGGCGCGACGCTGCTCCGGCCGCGCGGTCACGACGGCATCGACTGGCACGTCCTGGCCGACCCGGACGGCAACGAGTTCTGCGCGTTCACTCCCGACTGA